The following are from one region of the Littorina saxatilis isolate snail1 linkage group LG4, US_GU_Lsax_2.0, whole genome shotgun sequence genome:
- the LOC138964612 gene encoding ninjurin-1-like — MSENKGEPLPGALPLEKKNGNGYQYLSVPQDEATVAVEIPAEFPLKFSNSFTSKKTIANSAMNIALVMANVSQVKHLILMREEERTLFFIPLLVLLTISLVTQVVTAVVLLMSGMKKKSSPEAKKLNNKSVVLVFCVTFVNLVIAGLA, encoded by the exons ATGTCAGAAAACAAAGGAGAGCCGCTCCCAGGAGCTTTG ccaCTGGAAAAGAAGAATGGCAATGGGTACCAGTACCTGTCAGTCCCGCAAGATGAAGCTACAGTTGCAGTCGAAATACCTGCGGAATTCCCCCTGAAATTCAGCAATTCTTTTACATCGAAGAAGACCATTGCCAACAGTGCCATGAACATTGCTTTAGTAATGGCCAACGTCTCTCAGGTGAAACATCTGATACTAATGCGGGAAGAGGAGAGAACTCTCTTCTTCATTCCGTTGCTGGTTTTACTTACGATTTCACTTGTCACACAG GTGGTGACAGCCGTTGTTCTTCTCATGTCGGGGATGAAGAAAAAGTCCAGCCCAGAGGCCAAGAAACTCAACAACAAGTCTGTCGTTCTGGTCTTCTGTGTCACTTTCGTCAACCTTGTTATTGCTGGTCTCGCCtga
- the LOC138963572 gene encoding ninjurin-1-like, with product MLAEHSVDPKLNANLITPERGINIDVATPTEAMYDQKFSNSYTSKKTIANSVMNVALIMANVSQLKVLTTSRREETTLFFIPLLVLLSLSLLLQVITAVVLIVLGTMKKSCPVARKTNNAALILISVVTFINLLISGLFDS from the exons ATGCTTGCAGAACACTCCGTGGATCCAAAACTCAACGCAAATTTG ATAACTCCAGAACGAGGAATTAACATTGATGTGGCGACACCAACAGAAGCGATGTACGACCAGAAGTTCAGTAACTCGTACACGTCCAAAAAGACCATCGCTAACAGTGTCATGAACGTTGCATTGATCATGGCTAACGTCTCGCAGCTGAAAGTGCTCACCACATCACGGAGAGAGGAGACAACTCTGTTTTTCATTCCGCTGCTGGTTCTACTTTCGCTTTCTCTTCTGTTACAG GTGATAACAGCCGTGGTTCTCATCGTGCTGGGAACAATGAAGAAGTCCTGTCCTGTAGCCAGGAAAACAAACAACGCTGCCCTTATTCTTATTTCAGTCGTCACTTTCATCAACCTTCTTATATCAGGATTGTTTGacagttaa